One window of the Miscanthus floridulus cultivar M001 unplaced genomic scaffold, ASM1932011v1 fs_337_2, whole genome shotgun sequence genome contains the following:
- the LOC136531386 gene encoding uracil phosphoribosyltransferase-like isoform X2 gives MEPIMIVPILRAGLALADLATSILRSTRTFHLGMSRDETTLLPSVYLNKLPDRFPKGCNILLVDPMLATGGTVTAAVDLVKERGAEISQIRIISAVAAPPAIKKLNQRFPGICVYTGTMDQIVNEKGFIVPGLGDAGDRSYGT, from the exons ATGGAGCCAATCATG ATTGTACCTATTCTTAGAGCAGGGCTTGCTCTTGCAGATCTTGCAACATCAATTTTGCGATCAACTAGAACTTTCCATTTAG GTATGTCCAGGGATGAGACAACACTGCTGCCCTCTGTTTACTTAAATAA GCTACCTGATAGATTCCCAAAAGGATGTAATATACTCCTTGTTGATCCTATGCTAGCAACTG GTGGAACAGTCACTGCAGCAGTTGATCTGGTTAAGGAGCGTGGAGCTGAAATCAGTCAGATAAGAATC ATATCAGCTGTTGCTGCTCCTCCTGCCATCAAGAAGCTCAATCAAAGATTCCCAGG GATTTGTGTGTATACAGGAACTATGGATCAAATTGTGAATGAGAAAGG TTTCATAGTCCCAGGCCTTGGGGATGCTGGAGACCGCAGCTATGGAACATGA
- the LOC136531386 gene encoding uracil phosphoribosyltransferase-like isoform X1, with product MEPIMIVPILRAGLALADLATSILRSTRTFHLGMSRDETTLLPSVYLNKLPDRFPKGCNILLVDPMLATGGTVTAAVDLVKERGAEISQIRIVIIVMQISAVAAPPAIKKLNQRFPGICVYTGTMDQIVNEKGFIVPGLGDAGDRSYGT from the exons ATGGAGCCAATCATG ATTGTACCTATTCTTAGAGCAGGGCTTGCTCTTGCAGATCTTGCAACATCAATTTTGCGATCAACTAGAACTTTCCATTTAG GTATGTCCAGGGATGAGACAACACTGCTGCCCTCTGTTTACTTAAATAA GCTACCTGATAGATTCCCAAAAGGATGTAATATACTCCTTGTTGATCCTATGCTAGCAACTG GTGGAACAGTCACTGCAGCAGTTGATCTGGTTAAGGAGCGTGGAGCTGAAATCAGTCAGATAAGAATCGTAA TCATTGTTATGCAGATATCAGCTGTTGCTGCTCCTCCTGCCATCAAGAAGCTCAATCAAAGATTCCCAGG GATTTGTGTGTATACAGGAACTATGGATCAAATTGTGAATGAGAAAGG TTTCATAGTCCCAGGCCTTGGGGATGCTGGAGACCGCAGCTATGGAACATGA